From the genome of Amia ocellicauda isolate fAmiCal2 chromosome 14, fAmiCal2.hap1, whole genome shotgun sequence, one region includes:
- the LOC136768782 gene encoding uncharacterized protein LOC136768782, translated as MSDIQQQVLHLLSENPEGLRVCDFTGAYNKYYHCNMVLAQHGFKKLTTLFEHMKEHVEIVDLQGVKVVKAKADPSQDLEDPDHQNDPESQSYLEDSSAAIPPPVTPSPKDPPLIQLKNSLKVLWKENPKGVSLAQVRKSCYFLLKHPDLLRDYPSMKHLLNSMTDVVQLQGIGVQTYVCPAPPHRAKTSSAPTQPAISMTASTARPPSWPSTPPPSFPPANTESNKTIVEGIDKPGGVHWQPVPLLPLPPPPLPDQSAASLDPTEKLLPRKKRGRRRRNRKSQTPQGAEPADPIISFGIDWAKLLRPPAGNPIVPVLFQDGTEGTKVVLEKQMSEPHSGEPQGGSSWRCRAAGPQASDVRLPKKPHQEPNPCPPLVHPPPLTQLSHHYVEDTAMYLPHELLWPSQMYPATTDTQSQLDELDDFQLDPPLPPHPARFRPQPPGRYQPQ; from the exons ATGTCCGATATCCAGCAGCAAGTTCTGCACTTACTCTCAGAGAACCCAGAGGGACTGAGAGTGTGCGACTTCACCGGGGCCTATAACAAATATTACCATTGCAACATGGTCCTCGCTCAGCACGGCTTCAAGAAACTGACCACTCTGTTCGAGCACATGAAGGAGCATGTGGAGATTGTGGACCTGCAGGGGGTGAAAGTGGTCAAGGCCAAGGCTGACCCTAGCCAGGACCTTGAG GATCCAGACCATCAGAATGACCCTGAATCCCAATCATACCTAGAAG ACTCCTCTGCAGCAATTCCTCCCCCCGTAACTCCTTCACCTAAAGACCCACCTTTGATCCAACTGAAAAATTCCCTGAAGGTATTATGGAAAGAGAACCCCAAAGGTGTGTCTTTGGCCCAGGTTCGGAAATCCTGCTACTTCCTCCTTAAGCATCCCGACTTGCTGAGGGATTATCCATCCATGAAGCATCTCCTGAACTCCATGACTGATGTCGTCCAGCTCCAGGGAATCGGGGTGCAGACCTATGTTTGTCCAGCGCCTCCCCATCGCGCAAAAACATCCTCGGCACCAACACAACCTG caATTAGCATGACAGCTTCCACTGCTCGTCCCCCATCATGGCCCAGTACCCCACCTCCCAGCTTCCCACCAGCAAACACAGAATCCAACAAGACAATTGTGGAGGGGATAGACAAGCCAGGAGGCGTCCACTGGCAGCCCGTCCCCCTACTACCCCTTCCACCTCCACCTCTTCCAGACCAATCCGCAGCTTCCCTGGATCCCACTGAAAAGCTGTTGCCCAGAAAGAAAAGAGGACGCAGGAGGCGGAATAGGAAATCCCAAACTCCCCAGGGAGCGGAGCCGGCGGACCCTATTATTAGCTTTGGCATAGATTGGGCCAAGCTTCTGAGACCACCAGCTGGAAATCCTATTGTTCCGGTTCTGTTCCAAGATGGCACGGAAGGCACCAAAGTGGTTCTGGAAAAGCAGATGTCAGAGCCTCACTCCGGAGAGCCCCAAGGTGGCAGTTCGTGGAGATGCAGAGCTGCAGGTCCCCAAGCTTCTGACGTACGCCTTCCAAAGAAGCCCCACCAGGAACCCAACCCTTGTCCCCCTCTGGTTCACCCTCCCCCGCTGACGCAGCTCTCCCACCACTACGTGGAGGACACTGCGATGTACCTCCCCCACGAGCTGCTGTGGCCATCCCAAATGTACCCTGCCACTACGGACACCCAGTCTCAACTAGACGAACTCGATGACTTTCAGTTGGATCCACCGCTTCCCCCCCATCCAGCTCGCTTCCGACCCCAGCCACCTGGCAGATATCAACCCCAATAG
- the LOC136768779 gene encoding E3 ubiquitin-protein ligase TRIM21, whose translation MSSEDLLTGEQLQCSICLDVFSEPVSTPCGHTFCMGCIRGFWEHKEVCECPLCKTAFLGRPELSLNRTLAEITAHLQEKWKEGSSERSPAAKGELRCDVCTGRKHKAVKSCPECLACYCETHVTPHYQAKAYRRHRLVSLEERAEGRKRGRPLELFGRPEGCSFSLQCSNRASAERAQDMKMDLLGKTKTEVQRMIQQRLLTLDEIRAAVGHIQSSASREINHSSRVFDALRCSIDTSQAEFAQRIEVKKKAAVIQAQGLILRLEQEIDQLRRRHRGLEALPQTDNHVHFPGSLSTIPDCSCLTVETDPFLGTLRKSVAEFARDIQRELLKIEAADLDKMQRYAVDVTLDANTAQPSLVLSENRKQVWVGNKHRALPNNQQRFDTASCVLGKEGFTSGRHYWEVDVGNKTGWDLGVVSKSINRKGRIKLRPENGFWAMWLRKGTEYKALNDPSSTIPVGEKPRMVGVFVGYEEGEVTFYNVEARTHIYTFTDAFSETIYPYFSPHHNQDGRNAAPLTICSIIDQHNPAYSF comes from the exons ATGTCTTCAGAGGACCTGCTGACAGGTGAGCAGCTCCAATGCTCCATCTGCCTGGATGTCTTCTCTGAGCCAGTCTCCACTCCCTGTGGCCACACTTTCTGCATGGGCTGCATCAGAGGCTTCTGGGAGCACAAGGAGGTGTGCGAGTGCCCGCTGTGTAAGACCGCTTTCTTGGGGAGGCCCGAGCTCAGCCTGAACAGAACCCTGGCAGAAATCACCGCACACCTGCAGGAGAAATGGAAGGAGGGCAGTTCTGAGAGGAGCCCGGCGGCTAAAGGAGAGCTGCGGTGCGACGTGTGCACCGGGAGGAAGCACAAGGCCGTAAAATCCTGCCCGGAGTGCCTGGCCTGCTACTGCGAAACTCACGTCACGCCCCATTATCAAGCCAAGGCCTACAGGAGACATAGGCTGGTCAGTTTGGAGGAGAGGGCGGAAGGGAGGAAGCGCGGGAGACCGCTGGAGCTCTTCGGTCGGCCCGAAGGCTGCTCCTTTTCCCTGCAATGCTCAAACAGAGCGTCGGCTGAGAGGGCACAGGATATGAAAATG GACCTGCTTGGGAAGACCAAGACAGAAGTACAGAGGATGATTCAACAGCGACTGCTCACACTGGACGAGATCAGGGCAGCAGTGGGGCACATCCAG AGCTCTGCCAGCAGGGAGATCAACCACAGCAGCCGGGTGTTTGATGCCCTGAGGTGCTCCATCGACACGAGCCAGGCGGAGTTTGCCCAGCGGATCGAGGTCAAGAAAAAGGCAGCGGTGATACAGGCTCAGGGGCTCATTCTGCGGCTGGAGCAGGAAATTGACCAGCTGAGAAGGAGGCACAGGGGGCTGGAGGCACTCCCACAGACTGACAACCACGTCCACTTTCCAGGG TCTCTCAGCACAATTCCAGATTGCTCCTGCCTCACTGTTGAGACAGACCCATTTCTGGGCACGCTGAGAAAATCGGTGGCTGAATTTGCACGGGACATCCAGAGGGAACTGCTTAAGATTGAGGCAGCAG ATCTTGATAAGATGCAAAGATATGCAG TTGATGTGACACTGGACGCCAACACCGCCCAGCCATCTCTCGTTCTGTCTGAGAATAGAAAACAGGTGTGGGTGGGAAACAAGCACCGGGCTTTGCCTAACAATCAGCAGAGGTTCGACACCGCCAGTTGTGTCCTTGGCAAGGAAGGCTTCACATCGGGGAGACACTACTGGGAGGTGGATGTGGGAAATAAAACCGGCTGGGATTTAGGAGTGGTTAGCAAGTCCATCAACAGGAAGGGAAGGATCAAACTGCGGCCTGAGAATGGTTTCTGGGCCATGTGGCTGAGGAAAGGAACCGAATACAAGGCTCTCAACGACCCCTCATCCACCATCCCCGTCGGGGAGAAGCCGCGGATGGTGGGGGTGTTTGTTGGGTACGAGGAGGGCGAGGTCACCTTCTACAACGTGGAGGCCAGAACCCACATCTACACCTTCACTGACGCTTTCTCAGAAACAATATACCCGTATTTCAGCCCCCACCACAACCAGGATGGCAGAAATGCTGCCCCACTGACCATATGCTCTATCATTGACCAGCACAACCCGGCTTATTCCTTTTAG
- the LOC136767296 gene encoding GTPase IMAP family member 8, protein MKNKAVIENCLSLCAPGPHALLLVIPVKHFSFEEKRGMETIQSVFGEGASKHTMILFTHGDELHDQTIEEYIEETGEDLQKLLQRCGNRYHVLSNEATRDHNQITDLLEKIEHLVTMNSGWHYTKDIYKQSEEKWLKREEELKLQYDQKQKRREEELRLEHEKIRTEEQQELERRHRDEQIRREDELKQSYEERQKVIQETLEKKYKGEQIKREEELKQMYEEKEKKVEENWKQKYEERERGIRETLEKKHKDEQSRIEEELKQVYEERERGVRETLKNEHKNEQCRTKEELKQRYKEKEERLEQMFEERVSARVEEQRQHYEKREKVREEELKQMYEERVRETQEELEKIRTEESKRLDEEKLKKIEEELRERYVQEDMSTEHLERDDMENEKDTMTEKARLLLKGVPSLEEPIGTNLSSAILSTKSPEDNLRPDSTELRLVLLGRTGAGKSAAGNTILGREDFRSTVSASAVTRESEKSKGEVCGRCVTVVDTADWSNTELSQRQTVREIRHCINLSAPGPHAFLLVIPLGRLSEDIQKLLEGVEQCFGRGALRYTMVLLTRGGELKGRPAEDFLQTGSKELLQFVEKCGNRYHVFENSDKHNPAQVPELLEKIDQMLTENDGSYYTSDMYQKAESQIKQRQQQILREKEKEKHREEESLVAKYKIDLDNTVSKMNLDIQKKDEEIRELKEQIAELEERLRDEGTDEDKIRELEEELHRERGERERLKREKERLQRALERETAELQERHRREMEEVRRRYEEEAREEAERDSEAMEVTETEAPAREEGGETEGGETEGRESKEGETEGAETEGGEVEEVEEEGRDTEGGQAEGGETEGGQAEGGDAEGGETEGGQAEGGETEGGETEGGQAEGGETKGEQRGSTRRSQHCCLIS, encoded by the exons ATGAAGAACAAGGCTGTGATTGagaactgtctctctctgtgtgctccGGGTCCTCACGCTCTGCTTCTTGTGATACCGGTGAAGCACTTCTCGTTCGAAGAAAAGAGAGGAATGGAAACCATCCAGTCTGTATTTGGGGAGGGAGCGTCAAAGCACACAATGATCCTTTTCACACACGGCGATGAGCTGCATGACCAAACGATTGAGGAGTACATCGAGGAAACTGGGGAGGATCTGCAGAAGCTTCTCCAGAGATGTGGCAACAGGTATCACGTTCTCAGTAATGAGGCCACGAGGGATCACAATCAGATTACTGATCTGCTGGAGAAAATTGAGCACCTGGTGACTATGAACAGTGGCTGGCACTACACCAAGGACATATACAAGCAGTCTGAGGAGAAATGGCTAAAACGGGAAGAGGAGCTGAAGCTGCAGTACGATCAGAAGCAGAAGAGACGTGAGGAGGAACTGAGACTGGAGCACGAGAAAATCAGGACAGAGGAACAGCAAGAACTGGAGAGGAGGCACAGGGATGAACAGATCAGAAGAGAGGATGAGCTGAAACAGAGCTATGAGGAGAGACAAAAAGTGATACAGGAGACATTGGAAAAGAAGTACAAGGGTGAGCAAATTAAGAGAGAAGAAGAGCTGAAACAGATGTATGaggagaaagagaagaaagTAGAAGAAAACTGGAAGCAGAAATatgaagaaagagagagagggataagaGAGACACTGGAAAAGAAGCACAAGGATGAGCAAAGCAGGATAGAAGAAGAGCTGAAACAGGTGTatgaagaaagagagagaggtgtaaGGGAGACACTGAAGAACGAGCACAAGAATGAACAATGCAGGACCAAAGAGGAGCTCAAACAGAGGTATaaggaaaaggaagaaagatTGGAACAGATGTTTGAGGAGAGAGTGAGTGCTCGAGTGGAGGAGCAAAGACAGCACTATGAAAAAAGGGAGAAAGTCAGAGAAGAGGAGCTCAAACAGATGTAtgaggagagagtgagagagacacaggaggaACTGGAAAAAATCAGGACAGAAGAAAGTAAAAGGCTGGatgaagaaaaactgaaaaagatagAAGaggagctcagagagaggtATGTTCAGGAGGATATGTCCACGGAACATCTAGAAAGAGACGACATGGAGAATGAAAAAGATACAATGACAGAGAAGGCACGGCTTCTACTCAAAGGAGTACCAAGTTTGGAAGAGCCCATTGGCACTAACT tgtcAAGTGCAATACTGTCTACAAAAAGCCCAGAAGACAATCTTCGCCCTGATTCAACTGAGCTGAGGCTGGTGCTGCTGGGCAGGACTGGGGCTGGGAAGAGTGCGGCAGGAAACACCATTCTGGGCAGAGAGGACTTCCGCTCCACAGTCAGCGCTTCTGCAGTGACGAGGGAGAGCGAGAAGAGCAAAGGAGAAGTGTGTGGGAGATGTGTTACAGTGGTGGATACAGCGGACTGGTCCAATACTGAGCTCTCCCAACGTCAGACTGTACGGGAGATTCGACACTGCATCAACCTGTCCGCCCCGGGACCTCACGCTTTCCTCCTGGTGATCCCTCTGGGGCGACTCTCAGAGGACATACAGAAACTGCTGGAGGGAGTTGAGCAATGTTTTGGCCGGGGGGCTTTGAGATATACGATGGTCCTTTTAACACGGGGGGGCGAGCTGAAAGGCAGGCCAGCTGAGGACTTCCTGCAAACAGGCAGCAAGGAACTTCTTCAGTTTGTTGAAAAATGTGGGAACAGGTATCATGTGTTTGAGAACAGTGACAAACACAATCCTGCCCAGGTCCCAGAGCTGCTGGAGAAAATTGATCAAATGCTGACTGAAAATGATGGTAGCTACTACACTAGTGACATGTATCAGAAAGCCGAGTCCCAGATCAAGCAAAGGCAACAACagatactgagagagaaagaaaaagaaaagcatagGGAGGAGGAAAGCCTTGTGgcaaaatataaaatagatCTGGACAACACTGTGAGTAAAATGAATTTGGATATACAGAAAAAAGACGAGGAGATAAGAGAGTTGAAGGAGCAGATAGCAGAGCTGGAGGAAAGGTTGAGAGATGAGGGCACGGATGAAGATAAGATCAGAGAACTGGAGGAAGAGCTGCATAGGgagcggggagagagagagagactgaaacGAGAGAAGGAGCGACTGCAGAGGgcactggagagagagacggccGAGTTGCAGGAGAGACacaggagagagatggaggaggtGAGGAGGCGCTATGaggaggaggcgagagaggaggCGGAGAGGGACAGTGAGGCCATGGAAGTGACAGAAACTGAGGCTCCAGCACGAGAAGAAGGAGGAGAGACAGAAGGAGGTGAGACAGAAGGAAGAGAGTCAAAGGAAGGAGAGACAGAAGGAGCGGAGACAGAAGGAGGAGAAGTAGAAGAAGTTGAGGAAGAAGGCAGAGACACAGAAGGAGGACAGGCAGAAGGAGGAGAGACAGAAGGAGGACAGGCAGAAGGAGGAGATGCAGAAGGAGGAGAGACAGAAGGAGGACAGGCAGAAGGAGGAGAGACAGAAGGAGGAGAGACAGAAGGAGGACAGGCAGAAGGAGGAGAGACAAAAGGGGAGCAACGTGGATCAACAAGGCGCAGTCAACATTGCTGCTTGATCTCCTAG